From a single Agrobacterium tumefaciens genomic region:
- a CDS encoding MarR family winged helix-turn-helix transcriptional regulator, which translates to MGTKREKDSLAFLLNSGARLLNSAFERRISEAGLGLTPGEARALLTVAVVDGSKQSDIAARLGIEPMTICAYLDKLQSLDLIERQQDPQDRRSKRIVLTKTSADMLEAVRQEIDQLVRHATQGLNEEEVALFRSFLQTLRNNLQPEQPSQNS; encoded by the coding sequence ATGGGCACGAAACGCGAAAAAGATTCATTGGCATTTTTGCTGAACAGCGGCGCGCGTCTGCTGAACAGTGCATTTGAGCGCCGCATTTCCGAAGCCGGACTGGGCTTGACCCCCGGCGAGGCAAGAGCATTGCTGACGGTTGCCGTCGTTGATGGCAGCAAACAATCTGACATCGCCGCCCGCCTCGGCATTGAGCCCATGACGATCTGCGCCTATCTCGACAAGCTGCAATCGCTTGACCTCATCGAGCGCCAGCAGGACCCGCAGGACAGACGTTCCAAGCGCATCGTGTTGACGAAAACCTCCGCCGACATGCTTGAAGCCGTGCGGCAGGAAATCGACCAGCTGGTTCGTCACGCCACCCAGGGTCTGAACGAGGAAGAAGTTGCGCTCTTCCGCAGCTTCCTGCAGACACTTCGTAACAATCTGCAGCCGGAACAGCCGAGCCAGAACAGCTGA
- a CDS encoding multidrug effflux MFS transporter, producing the protein MPPETIMSRKRTAILGALLTALAPISMAIYTPAMPELTRVFATTEPAVKLSLSLYFAGFAIAQLIAGPASDAFGRRKASLFFLSIFLGGGLLAVFAPTIEVLLVARLVQGIGASVGMTVARAVVRDQFTGADASSIMNLIGIMLAVGPAMGPTIGGLSLAAFGWQSVFFLMAGLGAIAIFSVVVFLRETTVPDRNLIRPRRLLSTYGTLLTQPRFLLAALVLGGSIGALYAQATMLTFILINEVGMTPTAFGIGMLMQTGAYFFGSIALRYIAPRLGDRRSVILGLCFSATGGLLILLSVFLIPPSFLSIMGPVAVATVGIALLTPSMVTAALAPFPHIAGSASAMMGFIQMGSGFAGGAAASLIGSPLTGFGIIIPVMEFTAVVSYIGFRIVSRRET; encoded by the coding sequence ATGCCGCCAGAAACGATCATGTCCAGAAAGCGTACGGCAATACTGGGTGCGTTACTGACGGCGCTGGCGCCCATTTCCATGGCGATCTATACACCTGCCATGCCGGAGCTGACACGGGTTTTCGCCACCACCGAGCCCGCCGTCAAACTCAGCCTGTCGCTTTATTTTGCCGGTTTCGCCATCGCCCAGTTGATAGCCGGACCGGCATCCGACGCTTTTGGACGGCGAAAGGCCAGCCTGTTCTTTCTTTCAATCTTTCTCGGCGGCGGGCTGCTTGCGGTTTTTGCACCGACGATTGAAGTCCTGCTTGTCGCCCGGCTGGTACAGGGCATCGGCGCCTCCGTCGGCATGACAGTGGCGCGCGCGGTGGTCCGCGACCAGTTCACCGGCGCTGACGCCTCCAGCATCATGAACCTCATCGGCATCATGCTGGCCGTCGGCCCGGCCATGGGACCAACAATCGGCGGGCTATCCCTTGCAGCCTTCGGCTGGCAATCGGTGTTTTTCCTCATGGCCGGTCTCGGGGCCATAGCCATCTTTTCGGTCGTGGTCTTTCTGCGCGAAACGACAGTCCCGGACAGAAACCTGATCCGCCCCCGCCGTCTCCTGTCTACCTATGGCACATTGCTCACACAGCCACGTTTTCTTCTTGCCGCACTCGTGCTCGGCGGTTCCATCGGCGCGCTTTATGCGCAGGCCACCATGCTGACCTTCATTCTCATCAATGAAGTCGGCATGACCCCCACCGCATTCGGCATCGGCATGCTGATGCAAACCGGCGCCTATTTCTTCGGCTCCATCGCCCTGCGTTATATCGCGCCGCGATTGGGTGACCGCCGTTCAGTCATACTTGGTCTCTGTTTTTCGGCAACAGGCGGTCTCCTCATCCTGCTGTCGGTATTCCTGATACCGCCATCCTTCCTTTCGATCATGGGACCCGTGGCGGTCGCGACAGTCGGCATAGCCTTGCTGACGCCATCCATGGTGACGGCGGCCCTTGCACCGTTCCCGCATATTGCCGGTTCGGCCTCGGCGATGATGGGCTTCATCCAGATGGGATCGGGTTTTGCGGGTGGTGCGGCAGCCTCGCTCATCGGCTCACCTTTGACCGGCTTCGGCATCATCATTCCGGTGATGGAATTCACCGCCGTCGTCAGCTATATCGGCTTCCGCATCGTCTCCAGAAGAGAGACATGA
- a CDS encoding argininosuccinate synthase — MALPKDVKKVVLAYSGGLDTSIILKWLQTELGAEVVTFTADLGQGEELEPARKKAEMLGIKEIFIEDVREEFVRDFVFPMFRANAVYEGVYLLGTSIARPLISKHLIEIAKKTGADAIAHGATGKGNDQVRFELSAYALNPDIKIIAPWRDWAFKSRTDLLEFAEQNQIPVAKDKKGEAPFSVDANLLHSSSEGKVLEDPAREAPEYVHMRTISPEAAPDKATVIKVGFRKGDACSINGVEMSPATLLATLNNYGRENGIGRLDLVENRFVGMKSRGVYETPGGTILLAAHRAIESITLDRGAAHLKDDLMPRYAELIYYGFWFSPEREMLQALIDKSQEHVEGEVTLKLYKGNVMVTGRESEKSLYSDALVTFEDDHGAYDQKDAAGFIKLNALRLRTLAKRNLSK; from the coding sequence ATGGCACTTCCGAAAGACGTTAAGAAAGTCGTTCTCGCCTATTCCGGCGGTCTCGACACCTCGATCATCCTGAAATGGCTTCAGACGGAACTCGGCGCTGAGGTCGTGACCTTCACTGCCGATCTCGGCCAGGGCGAAGAGCTTGAGCCGGCGCGCAAGAAGGCCGAGATGCTGGGCATCAAGGAAATCTTCATCGAGGACGTCCGCGAAGAATTCGTGCGCGATTTCGTATTCCCGATGTTTCGCGCCAACGCCGTTTATGAAGGCGTCTATCTGCTCGGCACCTCGATTGCCCGTCCGCTGATTTCCAAGCACCTGATCGAGATCGCCAAGAAGACCGGCGCTGACGCCATTGCCCATGGCGCCACCGGCAAGGGTAACGACCAGGTCCGTTTCGAGCTTTCGGCCTATGCGCTGAACCCCGACATCAAGATCATTGCGCCGTGGCGCGACTGGGCGTTCAAGAGCCGTACCGACCTTCTGGAATTCGCCGAACAGAACCAGATCCCGGTCGCCAAGGACAAGAAGGGCGAAGCGCCGTTCTCGGTTGACGCCAACCTGCTGCACTCCTCTTCCGAGGGCAAGGTTCTGGAAGACCCGGCACGGGAAGCGCCTGAATATGTGCATATGCGCACCATTTCCCCGGAAGCGGCGCCCGACAAGGCAACCGTCATTAAAGTCGGCTTCCGCAAGGGCGACGCCTGCTCCATCAATGGTGTCGAAATGTCGCCCGCGACGCTTCTCGCCACGCTCAACAATTACGGTCGTGAAAACGGCATCGGCCGTCTTGATCTGGTCGAGAACCGTTTCGTCGGCATGAAGTCGCGCGGCGTTTATGAAACGCCCGGCGGCACGATCCTGCTTGCCGCACATCGCGCCATCGAATCCATCACGCTCGACCGGGGTGCAGCGCATCTCAAGGACGATCTGATGCCGCGTTACGCTGAACTCATCTACTACGGCTTCTGGTTCTCGCCGGAGCGCGAAATGCTGCAGGCGCTGATCGACAAGAGCCAGGAACATGTGGAAGGCGAAGTGACGCTGAAGCTCTATAAGGGCAATGTCATGGTAACCGGCCGCGAGAGCGAAAAGTCGCTTTATTCCGACGCGCTGGTGACCTTCGAAGACGACCACGGCGCTTACGACCAGAAGGATGCGGCAGGCTTCATCAAGCTCAATGCACTGCGTCTTCGCACGCTCGCCAAGCGTAACCTCAGCAAATAA
- a CDS encoding SDR family NAD(P)-dependent oxidoreductase, which yields MTTIHPAFKEDNVAVITGAASGIGLAAARKFASFGMSVVLVDLDGEKLAAAHADILNVAKDGEAQIVTIPTDVSKLDELEALERAVIQRFGRIHVLMNNAGIQPGSAIFGPQANWEKVINVNLMGVVNGSRVFGQGMVAHGEASLIINTGSKQGITTPPGDPAYNVSKSGVKTFTEALQHELRNIPNGAVSAHLLIPGFVFTGLTANGRTEKPQGAWTGEQTVDFMIESISRGDFYILCPDGEVDRPTDEKRILWAAQDIVQNRPPLSRWHTEYSAAFTSFLKN from the coding sequence ATGACAACCATCCACCCTGCATTCAAGGAAGATAATGTCGCTGTCATAACAGGTGCGGCATCCGGCATCGGACTTGCCGCCGCCCGCAAATTCGCAAGCTTCGGCATGAGTGTCGTGCTCGTCGATCTCGACGGTGAAAAGCTCGCCGCAGCGCATGCGGATATTCTGAACGTCGCCAAGGACGGTGAAGCGCAGATCGTCACCATCCCGACCGACGTATCGAAACTTGATGAGCTGGAGGCGCTGGAACGCGCCGTCATCCAGCGTTTCGGACGCATCCACGTCCTCATGAACAATGCCGGCATCCAGCCCGGCAGCGCCATTTTCGGACCACAGGCCAATTGGGAAAAAGTCATCAACGTCAATCTGATGGGGGTGGTGAACGGCAGCCGCGTCTTTGGCCAGGGCATGGTTGCCCATGGCGAGGCGTCGCTCATCATCAATACCGGCTCGAAGCAGGGCATCACCACGCCGCCCGGGGATCCCGCCTATAACGTCTCCAAATCGGGTGTCAAAACCTTCACGGAGGCACTTCAGCACGAATTGCGCAATATTCCCAACGGCGCGGTTTCTGCCCACCTGCTGATCCCCGGTTTCGTCTTCACCGGCCTGACCGCCAATGGCAGGACGGAAAAGCCGCAGGGCGCATGGACCGGCGAGCAGACAGTCGATTTCATGATCGAGAGTATCAGCCGGGGCGATTTCTACATTCTCTGCCCGGATGGCGAAGTGGACCGCCCGACGGACGAGAAACGCATTCTCTGGGCGGCGCAGGACATCGTCCAGAACCGCCCGCCGCTTTCACGCTGGCACACGGAATATTCCGCCGCCTTCACCAGCTTCCTGAAAAACTGA
- a CDS encoding LysE family translocator — MDFVPSLPTLIAFTIAILLLAVTPGPDMTLWISRSLREGRTAGFMTLLGTNIGITVHTMLVAFGVAALIVASPTAFMILKTGGAAYLVWLAIQAIRKGSDFVMVKTTGEKAQSSLKSALLNGIWVNLLNPKIIIFFMTFLPQFVSASDPHVTGKLIFLGLWSIIVALPIGIGIVIAADVLSAWLQRNRKVLRGLDYTIAGVFSLFAVKIFFTQTR; from the coding sequence ATGGATTTCGTTCCGAGCCTGCCAACACTTATCGCCTTCACCATCGCCATTCTGCTTTTGGCGGTGACGCCGGGGCCTGACATGACGCTCTGGATCAGCCGGTCGCTGCGCGAGGGCCGGACAGCGGGTTTCATGACGCTTCTGGGAACCAATATCGGCATCACGGTGCACACGATGCTGGTCGCTTTCGGGGTCGCCGCCCTCATTGTCGCCTCGCCGACGGCCTTCATGATCCTGAAGACCGGCGGGGCCGCCTATCTGGTCTGGCTCGCCATTCAGGCGATCCGCAAGGGCTCGGATTTCGTGATGGTCAAGACCACCGGCGAGAAAGCCCAGTCCTCCCTGAAATCGGCGCTCCTGAACGGCATCTGGGTCAATCTCCTGAACCCGAAGATCATCATCTTCTTCATGACCTTCCTGCCGCAATTCGTCAGCGCGTCCGATCCGCATGTCACCGGCAAGCTTATTTTCCTAGGGCTCTGGTCGATCATCGTGGCGCTGCCGATCGGCATCGGCATCGTGATTGCCGCAGATGTTCTCTCCGCCTGGCTGCAACGCAACCGGAAGGTTCTGCGCGGACTGGATTACACGATCGCCGGCGTCTTTTCGCTTTTCGCCGTCAAGATTTTCTTCACGCAGACGCGCTGA
- a CDS encoding ABC transporter ATP-binding protein: MISLSDIQVVFGRGTPLQKQALAKIDLTIEDGSFVTVIGSNGAGKSTLLGVLAGDVLPTAGKVMIGGADVTRKPTASRAGRVARVFQDPLAGSCGALTIEENLALAASRGERRGLLSALGRGRRDFFRERIASLNLGLENRLKDRMDLLSGGQRQAVSLVMATLSGSDVLLLDEHTAALDPGMAEFVMELTRKVVSERKLTTLMVTHSMRQALDYGTRTIMLHAGEIVLDVSGDSRKDLEVEDLIDMFRKIRGQKLDDDELLIG, from the coding sequence GTGATTTCCCTTTCCGATATTCAGGTCGTCTTCGGACGTGGCACGCCGCTGCAAAAGCAGGCGCTGGCCAAGATCGATCTCACCATCGAGGATGGCTCCTTCGTCACCGTCATCGGTTCTAATGGCGCCGGCAAATCCACGCTTCTCGGCGTCTTGGCCGGCGACGTGCTGCCGACGGCGGGCAAGGTGATGATTGGTGGTGCCGACGTTACCCGTAAGCCGACCGCCAGCCGGGCCGGTCGGGTGGCACGCGTGTTTCAGGACCCGCTTGCGGGCAGTTGCGGCGCACTCACCATCGAAGAAAATCTGGCATTGGCGGCGTCGCGCGGCGAGCGTCGCGGGTTGTTGTCGGCGCTTGGACGCGGCAGGCGGGATTTCTTTAGAGAACGTATCGCCTCGCTCAATCTCGGTCTCGAAAACCGACTGAAGGATCGCATGGACCTGTTGTCCGGCGGGCAAAGACAGGCAGTGTCGCTTGTCATGGCGACGCTTTCCGGTTCGGATGTGTTGCTGCTCGACGAACATACGGCAGCGCTCGATCCCGGCATGGCGGAGTTCGTGATGGAATTGACCCGCAAGGTGGTGTCGGAGCGCAAGCTGACAACGCTGATGGTCACGCATTCCATGCGTCAGGCGCTGGATTATGGTACCCGCACGATCATGCTGCATGCCGGTGAAATTGTACTCGACGTGTCCGGTGACAGCCGCAAGGACCTGGAAGTCGAGGATTTGATCGACATGTTCCGCAAGATACGCGGCCAGAAGCTGGATGACGACGAGCTTTTGATCGGCTGA
- a CDS encoding ABC transporter permease, with protein MSQIAFWGAVELGLVFAFVAIGVYLAFRVLDFPDLTVDGSFPLGAAVAAVLIIAGLNAWVATAVAMVAGAAAGMVTATLNVRFKILNLLASILTMIALFSVNLRVMGKPNVALLNQDTMVSPFYGLGLSEYLVRPLFVGALVLIAVILVWRFLESDAGLAMRATGANARMARAQGVKTGNQIYLGMALSNALVALGGALFAQTNGFADVTSGVGTIVVGLAAVIIGETLFGARGILIALIGCVFGSIAYRLAIQLALSSDVLGLKASDLNFVTAVLVAIALILPRLRRGGATS; from the coding sequence GTGAGCCAAATCGCCTTCTGGGGTGCCGTGGAGCTGGGACTGGTCTTCGCTTTTGTGGCGATTGGCGTCTATCTCGCTTTCCGGGTGCTAGATTTTCCTGACCTGACCGTGGACGGTTCGTTTCCGCTCGGCGCTGCCGTTGCCGCCGTGCTGATCATCGCCGGTCTGAATGCCTGGGTGGCGACGGCGGTTGCGATGGTTGCCGGTGCCGCTGCGGGCATGGTCACCGCAACGCTCAACGTTCGTTTCAAAATCCTCAACCTGCTTGCTTCGATCCTGACGATGATCGCGCTGTTTTCCGTCAATCTGCGGGTGATGGGAAAGCCGAATGTGGCGCTGCTCAATCAGGATACGATGGTATCGCCGTTTTACGGCCTCGGCCTTTCCGAATATCTGGTGCGGCCGCTCTTCGTCGGCGCGCTGGTGCTGATCGCGGTCATTCTCGTCTGGCGTTTTCTTGAAAGCGATGCGGGCCTTGCCATGCGGGCGACGGGAGCCAATGCGCGGATGGCGCGGGCGCAGGGCGTGAAGACCGGCAACCAGATCTATCTCGGCATGGCGCTTTCGAATGCGCTGGTTGCACTCGGCGGTGCGCTGTTTGCACAGACCAACGGCTTTGCCGATGTGACCTCCGGTGTCGGCACCATCGTTGTCGGGCTTGCGGCCGTCATCATCGGTGAGACGCTGTTTGGCGCACGCGGCATTCTGATCGCGCTCATCGGCTGTGTCTTCGGCTCCATTGCTTATCGTCTTGCCATCCAGCTCGCTTTGTCGAGCGATGTGCTCGGTCTCAAGGCGTCCGATCTCAATTTCGTAACGGCGGTATTGGTGGCCATCGCATTGATCCTGCCCCGACTGCGCCGCGGGGGAGCAACATCGTGA
- a CDS encoding ABC transporter substrate-binding protein, with protein MRAFILALAAASAIVLPAKAENVTVAVTAIVEHPALDAARDGVKAALAEAGYKEGENLKFLYESAQGNPGTAAQIARQFVGDAPNVIVPISTPSAQAVVAATRDIPVVFTAVSDPVGAQLIKSMEKPGGNVTGLSDMLPVGEHLALIKEISPNAKSIGFIYNSAEANSASTLALLKAEAEKAGLKVVESVATKSAEVQGATRALVGKADVIYVPTDNTIVSAFEAAAGVASEAKIPLYAADTDSVARGAVAALGFNYFDVGKQTGAVVVRILKGEKPGDIAATVAVGTDLVINKKVAEKVGVTFPESVTKRATKVID; from the coding sequence ATGCGCGCATTCATTCTGGCTCTCGCTGCTGCGAGCGCCATCGTTCTGCCGGCCAAGGCTGAAAACGTCACCGTTGCCGTCACCGCCATTGTTGAACATCCGGCGCTTGACGCTGCCCGTGACGGCGTCAAGGCTGCCCTTGCCGAAGCTGGCTACAAGGAAGGCGAGAACCTCAAATTCCTCTACGAGTCCGCGCAGGGCAATCCCGGCACCGCGGCGCAGATTGCGCGCCAGTTCGTCGGCGATGCGCCCAACGTCATCGTACCGATCTCCACGCCGTCGGCTCAGGCTGTCGTTGCGGCCACGCGTGACATTCCGGTTGTCTTCACGGCGGTTTCCGATCCCGTCGGCGCACAGCTCATCAAGAGTATGGAAAAGCCCGGCGGCAATGTGACCGGCCTTTCCGACATGCTGCCGGTTGGCGAACATCTGGCGCTCATCAAGGAAATTTCGCCGAACGCCAAGTCCATCGGCTTCATCTACAACTCGGCCGAAGCCAACTCCGCTTCGACGCTCGCCCTGCTGAAGGCCGAGGCCGAGAAGGCTGGCCTGAAGGTCGTCGAGTCCGTCGCCACCAAGTCCGCTGAAGTTCAGGGCGCGACGCGCGCTCTGGTTGGCAAGGCTGATGTGATCTACGTTCCGACCGACAACACCATCGTTTCTGCTTTCGAGGCGGCAGCGGGCGTTGCGAGCGAAGCCAAGATCCCGCTTTATGCCGCTGATACGGATTCCGTCGCGCGTGGTGCGGTTGCAGCCCTCGGCTTCAACTATTTCGACGTTGGCAAACAGACCGGCGCCGTCGTTGTCCGCATCCTCAAGGGTGAAAAGCCGGGCGACATTGCTGCAACCGTCGCTGTTGGCACCGATCTCGTGATCAACAAGAAGGTTGCCGAAAAAGTTGGCGTCACCTTCCCTGAAAGCGTGACGAAGCGCGCCACCAAGGTCATCGACTGA
- the rlmN gene encoding 23S rRNA (adenine(2503)-C(2))-methyltransferase RlmN yields MSGKPSLIGLTREEMGEALAEIGVPQKQVKMRVSQLWNWLYVRGVSDFDNMTNVAKELREKLKAAFTIARPEIVEEQISNDGTRKWLMRFPPRGAGRPVEIETVYIPEEGRGTLCISSQVGCSLTCSFCHTGTQRLVRNLTAEEILAQLLLARDRLGDFPDGSTPVGAYVPSEGRKVSNIVMMGMGEPLYNFEHVKTALLIATDGDGLSLSKRRVTLSTSGVVPEIFRTGDEIGVMLAISLHAVRDDLRDMLVPINKKYPLKELIEACRNYPGLSNARRITFEYVMLKDVNDSLEDAKMLVQLLKGVPAKINLIPFNPWPGTNYQCSEWAQIEKFADFINQAGYASPIRTPRGRDILAACGQLKSESERMRKTERLAFEAMMIANHGADD; encoded by the coding sequence ATGTCCGGAAAGCCGTCGCTGATCGGCCTGACGCGTGAGGAAATGGGCGAGGCGCTGGCCGAGATCGGCGTGCCGCAAAAGCAGGTGAAGATGCGCGTCAGCCAGTTGTGGAACTGGCTTTATGTGCGCGGCGTCTCGGATTTCGACAACATGACGAATGTCGCCAAGGAGCTTCGCGAGAAGCTGAAGGCGGCCTTCACCATCGCCCGTCCAGAAATCGTCGAGGAGCAGATCTCCAATGATGGCACCCGCAAATGGCTGATGCGTTTTCCACCGCGCGGTGCGGGACGTCCGGTCGAAATCGAGACGGTCTATATTCCCGAAGAGGGTCGCGGCACGCTGTGCATTTCGAGCCAGGTCGGCTGTTCGCTCACCTGTTCCTTCTGTCACACCGGCACGCAGCGCCTGGTGCGCAACCTGACGGCCGAGGAAATTCTTGCCCAGCTGCTGCTCGCGCGTGACCGGCTCGGCGATTTTCCCGATGGTTCGACACCGGTCGGCGCTTATGTGCCGAGCGAAGGCCGCAAGGTGTCCAACATCGTGATGATGGGCATGGGCGAGCCGCTCTATAATTTCGAGCATGTTAAGACCGCGCTTCTGATCGCGACCGATGGTGACGGCCTGTCGCTCTCCAAGCGACGTGTGACGCTGTCCACCTCAGGCGTCGTGCCGGAAATCTTTCGTACCGGTGACGAAATTGGCGTGATGCTGGCGATTTCGCTGCATGCGGTGCGTGACGATCTGCGCGACATGCTGGTGCCGATCAACAAGAAATATCCGCTGAAGGAACTGATCGAGGCCTGCCGCAACTATCCGGGTCTTTCCAATGCCCGCCGCATCACCTTCGAATATGTGATGCTGAAGGACGTCAATGACAGCCTGGAAGACGCCAAGATGCTGGTGCAGCTGCTGAAGGGCGTTCCAGCCAAGATCAACCTCATTCCGTTCAATCCGTGGCCGGGCACGAACTACCAGTGCTCCGAATGGGCGCAGATCGAGAAGTTCGCCGATTTCATCAATCAGGCGGGTTATGCCTCGCCGATCCGCACGCCGCGGGGCCGCGATATTCTCGCTGCCTGCGGCCAGTTGAAGTCGGAATCTGAACGCATGCGCAAGACCGAAAGGCTGGCTTTCGAGGCGATGATGATCGCCAATCACGGTGCGGATGACTGA
- a CDS encoding invasion associated locus B family protein yields MFVRSVATAAAILLTSVGVASAQSPTRIQQFNAWGAYSYKSGNSTVCYVLSIPTAKEPASVDHGDIFFIVSQRPGQNISYEPQAMVGYPLKQGSKVNVTIDNKNFVMFTKDKAAWVENAAEEPALVAAMKGGKSMTVKAVSGRGTATSYSYSLSGISAALKQIESCK; encoded by the coding sequence ATGTTTGTAAGAAGTGTAGCAACCGCAGCGGCCATTTTGCTGACCAGCGTCGGCGTAGCATCTGCACAGTCGCCCACGCGCATCCAGCAGTTCAATGCTTGGGGTGCCTATTCGTACAAATCGGGCAACAGCACCGTCTGCTACGTTCTTTCCATTCCGACCGCCAAGGAACCGGCGAGCGTCGATCACGGCGATATCTTCTTCATCGTGTCGCAGCGTCCCGGCCAGAACATCTCCTATGAGCCGCAGGCCATGGTGGGTTATCCGCTGAAGCAGGGCTCCAAGGTCAATGTGACGATCGACAACAAGAACTTCGTCATGTTCACCAAGGACAAGGCTGCCTGGGTTGAAAACGCTGCCGAAGAGCCCGCTCTCGTGGCTGCGATGAAGGGCGGCAAGTCGATGACGGTCAAGGCGGTTTCCGGTCGCGGCACCGCGACATCCTATTCCTATTCGCTCTCGGGTATTTCGGCTGCTCTCAAGCAGATCGAGAGCTGCAAGTAA
- a CDS encoding YkvA family protein: MDDVKIGEILLPGETDKQQERENVVRAKFWPKLKRVMTKVPFARDAAAAYYCAIDRDTPLRAKGIILAALAYFIMPIDAVPDMLAVVGFTDDIAVITAALAMIRAHIKMEHYDAADAMLKRQQEAG; encoded by the coding sequence ATGGATGATGTGAAAATCGGTGAAATTCTTCTGCCGGGTGAAACCGACAAGCAGCAGGAGCGCGAGAATGTCGTGCGCGCCAAATTCTGGCCGAAGCTGAAGCGGGTGATGACCAAGGTGCCGTTCGCGCGCGACGCGGCTGCGGCCTATTATTGCGCGATCGACCGTGACACGCCGCTGCGCGCCAAGGGCATTATTCTCGCTGCGCTCGCTTATTTCATCATGCCCATCGACGCCGTGCCGGATATGCTGGCGGTCGTCGGTTTTACCGATGATATCGCAGTCATCACTGCCGCGCTCGCCATGATCCGCGCCCATATCAAGATGGAGCATTACGATGCGGCGGATGCCATGCTGAAGAGACAGCAGGAAGCCGGGTAA
- a CDS encoding 4a-hydroxytetrahydrobiopterin dehydratase, whose amino-acid sequence MKYPRVEPEAIRQALSKLEGWALREDGAAIVRSFKFSSFAEAFGFMAESALAAERLNHHPEWSNVYSRVKVCLTTHDSQGVTERDFLLAEAMQKAAAGRGN is encoded by the coding sequence ATGAAATATCCCAGAGTTGAACCGGAAGCCATCCGGCAGGCATTGTCTAAACTCGAAGGCTGGGCCCTGCGCGAGGACGGGGCGGCGATCGTCAGGTCCTTCAAGTTCTCCAGTTTTGCGGAAGCCTTCGGTTTCATGGCGGAATCGGCTCTTGCGGCGGAAAGGCTCAATCATCACCCGGAATGGTCCAATGTCTACTCGCGCGTGAAAGTCTGCCTCACCACCCATGATTCACAGGGCGTAACCGAGCGGGATTTTCTCCTGGCCGAGGCCATGCAGAAGGCAGCGGCAGGCCGGGGGAATTGA
- a CDS encoding low molecular weight protein-tyrosine-phosphatase, which yields MKHIAVLFVCMGNICRSPLAEGVLTNLADRDGVSRQLTVDSAGTGGWHTGNAPDRRSIAIARKHGIDISGQRARQVSQADFENFDLILAMDTSNLAKLLQKAPENRRHKIHLFLDYASGRRESVPDPYFGGEDGFLTVYNMLLAGCSSLLEKMELDRAS from the coding sequence ATGAAACATATAGCTGTTCTTTTTGTCTGCATGGGCAATATCTGCCGCTCACCACTTGCCGAAGGCGTTTTGACAAACCTTGCCGATAGAGATGGTGTATCCCGCCAATTGACGGTCGACTCCGCCGGCACCGGCGGCTGGCATACCGGCAATGCCCCGGATCGCCGATCCATCGCGATAGCCCGCAAGCATGGCATCGATATTTCAGGGCAGCGCGCGCGGCAGGTCAGCCAGGCCGATTTCGAAAACTTCGATCTCATCCTTGCCATGGATACGAGCAATCTGGCGAAACTGCTTCAAAAGGCGCCGGAAAACCGCAGGCACAAAATCCACCTGTTTCTGGACTATGCTTCGGGACGCCGCGAGAGCGTCCCGGATCCCTATTTCGGTGGTGAAGACGGATTTCTGACCGTCTACAACATGCTTTTGGCGGGATGCAGCTCGTTGCTCGAAAAGATGGAGCTGGACCGCGCTTCGTGA
- the thpR gene encoding RNA 2',3'-cyclic phosphodiesterase, which translates to MPRLFTALEIPRNAAMSLSLLRGGLPGARWIDVENYHITLRFIGDIDGRTADEVVDRLDRIERPEFQLNLTGMGSFGSKKPHSIWAGVSPSPEMHALQAEVERICQRIGLPPDPRKFMPHVTLARLRSSRLDDVVHYLSGRGNFRTSPFTVGRFVLMSSKESVGGGPYVVEEAFPLHEARSSSIFSSNELHPAKSML; encoded by the coding sequence ATGCCGAGACTGTTTACCGCCCTCGAAATTCCGCGCAATGCGGCTATGAGCCTCTCATTGTTGCGCGGTGGTCTGCCGGGAGCCCGGTGGATCGATGTGGAGAATTATCACATAACCCTGCGTTTTATCGGTGACATCGACGGACGGACCGCCGATGAGGTTGTCGATAGGCTGGATCGGATCGAGAGGCCGGAGTTCCAGCTCAATCTCACCGGTATGGGTTCCTTCGGCTCCAAGAAACCGCATTCCATCTGGGCCGGGGTTTCTCCCTCACCGGAAATGCATGCGCTGCAGGCCGAAGTCGAGAGAATTTGTCAAAGGATCGGTCTCCCGCCTGATCCGCGCAAATTCATGCCGCATGTGACGCTGGCGCGGCTGCGCTCCTCGCGTCTGGATGATGTGGTGCATTATCTTTCCGGACGCGGCAATTTCCGCACATCGCCCTTCACTGTCGGACGTTTCGTGCTGATGTCGTCGAAGGAATCGGTGGGCGGCGGCCCCTATGTCGTGGAAGAGGCGTTCCCACTTCACGAAGCGCGGTCCAGCTCCATCTTTTCGAGCAACGAGCTGCATCCCGCCAAAAGCATGTTGTAG